The following are encoded together in the Lactuca sativa cultivar Salinas chromosome 1, Lsat_Salinas_v11, whole genome shotgun sequence genome:
- the LOC111909314 gene encoding protein PHOSPHATE-INDUCED 1: MATARRLVQLLFVVSIFHVSFAGRRLTELVSDASNLLQYHNGALLTGDISVNFIWYGNFKPSQKAIVSDFITSLSSGSGVSPKSQIEPSVATWWKTTEKYQMKSKKQRSLTLRLGKQISDPAYSLGKSLTDEHLVQLASKGESRNAVNVVLTASDVAVDGFCSSRCGTHGSSSSSSKIPNGKGKNNKFAYIWVGNSETQCAGQCAWPFHQPIYGPQAAPLVAPNNDVGLDGMVINLAGLLAATATNPFGNGYYQGDASAPLEAASACPGVYAKGAYPGYAGDLLVDSTTGASYNAHGTNGRKYLLPSLYDPSSSTCSTLV; this comes from the coding sequence GCGACTGCTCGTCGTCTGGTTCAGCTTCTCTTTGTAGTCTCCATCTTCCACGTCTCCTTTGCTGGGAGACGACTCACTGAGTTAGTCAGCGACGCGTCTAACCTTTTGCAATACCACAACGGTGCTCTTCTCACCGGAGATATCTCCGTCAATTTCATCTGGTATGGCAACTTCAAACCGTCGCAGAAAGCCATTGTCTCCGATTTCATCACCTCACTCTCCTCCGGATCCGGAGTTTCTCCAAAATCTCAGATCGAACCATCCGTCGCCACGTGGTGGAAGACCACCGAGAAATATCAGATGAAATCAAAGAAGCAACGTTCACTTACGCTCCGACTCGGTAAACAAATATCCGACCCGGCTTATTCTCTTGGAAAGTCGTTGACGGACGAGCATCTGGTTCAGTTAGCTTCCAAAGGGGAGTCAAGGAACGCTGTTAACGTCGTGTTAACGGCATCCGACGTGGCAGTTGATGGGTTTTGCTCCAGCAGATGCGGGACCCACGGATCGTCGTCATCATCTTCGAAGATTCCGAATGGGAAAGGAAAGAATAACAAATTTGCGTACATCTGGGTTGGTAACTCGGAGACTCAGTGTGCGGGTCAATGcgcgtggccattccaccagccGATCTACGGACCACAGGCTGCACCGCTGGTGGCACCCAACAACGATGTCGGTCTCGACGGAATGGTCATTAATTTGGCCGGTTTGTTGGCGGCTACAGCCACCAACCCATTTGGAAACGGGTATTATCAGGGGGATGCAAGCGCACCCTTAGAAGCTGCATCCGCATGTCCTGGTGTGTATGCTAAAGGAGCTTATCCTGGGTACGCAGGGGATTTGTTGGTGGACTCGACAACAGGTGCAAGTTATAATGCACATGGTACAAACGGCAGAAAGTACCTGCTTCCATCCTTATACGACCCATCATCCTCAACTTGTTCCACATTGGTTTGA